In Dolichospermum flos-aquae CCAP 1403/13F, the following proteins share a genomic window:
- a CDS encoding UPF0182 family protein — MNTIKIFIGCLGLWLFLDIAAHLGAEIFWFQEVGYLEVFLQRLLTQGSLWLFIVSLSAIYLLGNLTLAQRLKYPPFPNSSPIQEIKISRKLTTFLSPQYPTNNQSPQWHNYTNKIKLRWLLPLILGLIFLMCLVLAQYGEIALSYWPGKVNQSSLSVPLLLRVDIILQLGKQIISQPLYLGLFGGFSMAILIYSKFFLRAIAIIFSLSFGWILSQYWSKILLSFHPISFNHSEPLFGKDISFYIFHLPIWELLGFWLIGLSLYGFISVILTYLLSANSFREAIFPGFSSPQMRHLFGLSGCLMLVVSLNYWLSRYQLLYSVRGVSYGASYTDVKAQLPADTILYILSVAIALYLLWLTVFWQKKSSHHRWAIYTLGMYITFILIGNFILPMAVQSFIVEPNELQKEQPYIMRNIDMTRQAFNLDVIDSQIFNPTGKLTEADIKANELTIKNIRLWDQEPLLKTNRQLQQIRPYYQFPDADIDRYLIKNNGNQEKQQVLIAARELNYPDVPLPAQTWVNQNMIYTHGYGFTMSPVNTVAAAGLPEYFVKDISQNGSVLNTSNANIRASIPIGQPRIYYGEISNTHVMTGTKVKELDYPSGSDNVYNTYDGLGGIHINSLWKRWLFSIYLKDWKMVFTRDFLPETKVLLRRNINQRIQTIAPFLKFDSDPYLVAVDAHIDGKNQQFPGQENYLYWIVDAYTTSDRYPYSDTGKNSINYIRNSVKVVIDANNGTVRFYIADAADPLITAWSKIFPKMFQPLRNLPVNLRSHLRYPVDYFKIQSERLMIYHMTDPQVFYNREDQWQIPNEIYDNESRKVEPYYLITSLPNVSFEEFILLLPYTPKQRTNLIAWLAARSDGENYGKLLLYNFPKERLIYGQEQIEARINQDPVISQQISLWNRQGSRVIQGNLLIVPIEQSLLYVEPIYLEATQNSLPTLVRVVVAYENRIIMAPTLEQALQGIFQPEIAPPTTIIRPL, encoded by the coding sequence ATGAACACTATTAAAATTTTTATAGGCTGTTTGGGTTTGTGGCTATTCTTAGATATAGCTGCTCATTTGGGTGCGGAAATTTTTTGGTTTCAGGAAGTTGGTTATCTAGAAGTATTTCTACAAAGATTGTTAACTCAGGGGAGTTTATGGTTATTTATTGTGAGTTTGAGTGCCATTTACTTGTTAGGAAATCTCACTTTAGCCCAGAGGTTAAAATATCCCCCTTTTCCTAATTCTAGTCCGATACAGGAAATAAAAATTAGTCGCAAATTAACCACTTTTCTTAGTCCTCAGTATCCCACAAATAATCAATCTCCTCAATGGCATAATTATACCAATAAAATTAAATTGCGATGGCTTTTACCTCTAATCCTAGGATTAATTTTTTTGATGTGTTTAGTGTTAGCACAATATGGAGAAATTGCCCTCTCTTATTGGCCAGGGAAAGTTAATCAATCCAGTTTATCAGTGCCACTGCTATTGCGAGTAGATATAATTTTGCAGTTGGGAAAACAGATAATTTCTCAACCTTTGTATTTAGGATTATTTGGGGGATTTTCCATGGCTATATTAATTTATAGCAAATTCTTCCTCAGAGCGATCGCTATTATTTTTAGTCTCAGTTTTGGCTGGATACTGTCTCAATATTGGTCAAAAATTCTTTTATCTTTTCATCCTATTTCCTTTAATCATTCTGAACCATTATTTGGCAAAGATATCAGTTTTTATATTTTCCATCTCCCGATCTGGGAACTCTTAGGATTTTGGTTAATAGGATTATCTCTATATGGTTTTATTAGCGTTATTCTCACCTATTTATTATCAGCTAATAGCTTCAGAGAAGCTATTTTTCCAGGATTTTCTTCTCCACAAATGCGCCATTTATTTGGCTTATCTGGCTGTTTAATGTTAGTAGTATCTTTAAATTATTGGCTGAGTCGTTATCAACTGCTTTACTCGGTTCGTGGAGTGAGTTATGGAGCTAGTTATACTGATGTTAAAGCCCAATTACCAGCAGATACAATATTATATATTTTATCGGTAGCTATAGCCTTATATTTATTGTGGTTAACTGTATTTTGGCAAAAAAAATCCTCACATCATCGCTGGGCAATTTATACATTAGGTATGTATATAACTTTTATATTAATCGGTAATTTTATTTTACCTATGGCTGTACAAAGTTTTATTGTTGAGCCAAATGAATTACAAAAAGAACAACCTTATATAATGCGAAATATTGACATGACTCGTCAAGCATTTAATTTAGATGTCATTGATTCTCAAATATTTAACCCCACAGGAAAACTCACAGAAGCAGATATTAAAGCTAATGAATTAACAATTAAAAATATTCGGCTTTGGGATCAAGAACCATTATTAAAAACCAATCGTCAATTACAACAAATTCGTCCTTATTATCAATTCCCTGATGCTGATATTGATAGATATTTAATTAAGAATAACGGGAATCAAGAAAAACAACAGGTACTAATTGCAGCGAGAGAATTAAATTATCCAGATGTTCCTCTCCCCGCACAAACATGGGTAAACCAAAATATGATTTATACTCATGGTTATGGCTTCACTATGAGTCCAGTTAATACCGTTGCTGCTGCTGGATTACCAGAATATTTTGTCAAAGATATTAGCCAAAATGGTAGCGTCTTAAATACTTCTAATGCCAATATTCGTGCCAGTATTCCCATCGGACAACCCCGAATTTATTATGGAGAAATTAGTAATACTCATGTTATGACTGGGACAAAAGTTAAAGAATTAGATTATCCCAGTGGCAGCGATAATGTTTATAATACTTATGATGGATTAGGTGGTATTCATATCAACTCTCTATGGAAAAGATGGCTATTTTCTATATATTTAAAAGATTGGAAAATGGTATTTACCAGAGATTTTTTGCCAGAAACTAAAGTATTATTACGACGAAATATTAACCAACGAATTCAAACTATTGCCCCTTTTTTAAAATTCGATAGTGATCCTTATTTAGTTGCAGTAGATGCCCATATAGATGGTAAAAATCAACAATTTCCTGGCCAAGAAAATTATCTTTATTGGATAGTTGATGCTTACACCACAAGCGATCGCTATCCTTACTCAGATACAGGTAAAAATAGTATTAACTATATCCGTAATTCCGTCAAAGTCGTAATTGATGCTAACAACGGTACAGTCAGATTTTACATTGCCGATGCTGCCGATCCATTGATTACAGCTTGGTCAAAAATATTTCCCAAAATGTTTCAACCACTGAGGAATTTACCAGTCAATCTCCGCAGTCATCTCCGTTATCCAGTAGATTATTTCAAAATTCAATCTGAACGCTTAATGATCTACCACATGACAGATCCTCAAGTATTTTATAATAGAGAAGATCAATGGCAAATTCCTAATGAAATCTATGACAACGAAAGCCGTAAAGTTGAACCCTACTATTTAATAACCAGTCTCCCCAACGTCTCCTTTGAAGAATTCATCCTCTTACTTCCCTACACACCCAAACAACGCACCAATTTAATCGCTTGGTTAGCAGCACGTTCTGATGGCGAAAATTATGGCAAATTACTATTATATAACTTTCCTAAAGAACGCTTAATTTATGGACAAGAACAAATTGAAGCCAGAATAAATCAAGATCCAGTTATTTCTCAACAAATTTCTCTGTGGAATCGTCAAGGTTCAAGAGTAATTCAAGGTAATCTGTTAATAGTTCCCATTGAGCAATCGTTACTATATGTTGAACCAATTTATTTAGAAGCCACACAAAATAGTTTACCAACATTAGTAAGAGTAGTTGTAGCCTATGAAAATCGCATCATCATGGCACCCACCTTAGAACAAGCACTACAAGGAATCTTTCAACCAGAAATTGCACCACCAACAACTATCATTCGTCCCCTGTAG
- a CDS encoding DEAD/DEAH box helicase, with translation MNLSFQELGISPERATLLEGMGFTEPTNIQTQAIPQLLNGRDVVGQSQTGTGKTAAFSLPILERLDENLKAVQAIVLTPTRELAIQVHAAVSQFIGNSYLKAAAIYGGQSIDRQIMQLRRGAQIVVGTPGRVIDLLDRGNLKLDQVKWFVLDEADEMLSMGFIDDVERILSQAPNERQTALFSATMPPSIRMLVNKFLNSPVTVTVEQPKAAPNKINQVAYMIPRHWTKAKALQPILEMEDPETALIFVRTRRTAAELTSQLQSAGHSVDEYHGDLSQQARERLLIRFRNRQVRWVVATDIAARGLDVDQLSHVINFDLPDSVETYVHRIGRTGRAGKEGTAISLVQSFERRKQQAFERHNRQTWQILSIPTKAQLEAQHIQKLRGQVAEALTGERLASFLPIISEMIEEYDAHAIAAAALQIAYDQTRPAWLISGVDLPVDESPTPKPRINKRGDGGERERSSGGGRGGRSSWSKEGRGNDERRSSGGSGGSVKPKLKIAYNEPSSTPSNHKLGLPTGRE, from the coding sequence ATGAATTTATCATTTCAAGAATTAGGCATTTCCCCAGAACGGGCTACATTGTTAGAAGGCATGGGTTTTACTGAACCTACAAATATTCAAACCCAAGCAATTCCTCAACTATTAAATGGTCGGGATGTAGTTGGTCAATCGCAAACAGGAACAGGTAAAACCGCGGCTTTTTCTCTACCAATTTTAGAGCGGTTAGATGAGAACCTCAAAGCTGTACAAGCAATAGTTTTAACCCCAACTCGTGAATTAGCAATTCAAGTTCATGCGGCTGTTTCCCAATTTATTGGTAACAGTTACTTGAAAGCAGCGGCTATTTATGGTGGTCAATCAATTGACCGTCAAATTATGCAACTCAGACGTGGGGCGCAAATCGTTGTCGGGACACCAGGACGGGTTATAGACTTACTAGATCGTGGTAACTTGAAGCTAGATCAAGTCAAATGGTTTGTCTTAGATGAAGCTGATGAAATGTTAAGCATGGGCTTCATTGACGATGTGGAAAGAATTCTTTCCCAAGCGCCTAATGAACGCCAAACAGCATTATTTTCCGCGACAATGCCACCATCAATTCGGATGTTGGTAAATAAATTTTTGAACTCACCGGTGACTGTCACCGTTGAACAACCCAAAGCCGCACCGAATAAAATCAATCAAGTGGCTTACATGATTCCTCGTCATTGGACAAAAGCTAAAGCTTTACAACCAATTCTGGAAATGGAAGATCCAGAAACAGCTTTAATCTTTGTTCGCACCCGGCGTACAGCGGCAGAACTAACCAGTCAATTGCAATCTGCTGGTCATAGTGTGGATGAATATCATGGTGATTTGTCTCAACAAGCGCGGGAACGCCTATTAATCCGTTTCCGTAACCGTCAAGTGCGTTGGGTTGTCGCTACTGATATTGCAGCGCGTGGGTTGGACGTTGACCAACTTTCTCATGTAATCAACTTTGATTTACCTGATAGCGTAGAAACCTATGTTCACCGCATTGGTCGGACTGGTCGGGCTGGAAAAGAAGGAACGGCAATTTCTTTAGTACAATCTTTTGAACGCCGCAAACAACAGGCATTTGAACGCCATAACCGTCAAACTTGGCAAATTCTCTCTATTCCTACCAAGGCGCAGCTTGAAGCCCAACATATCCAGAAGTTAAGAGGACAAGTGGCAGAAGCTTTAACTGGGGAACGGTTAGCTTCCTTCTTGCCGATTATCAGCGAAATGATTGAGGAATATGATGCTCATGCGATCGCTGCGGCTGCTTTACAAATCGCTTACGATCAAACCCGTCCTGCTTGGTTAATATCAGGAGTAGACCTGCCCGTAGACGAAAGCCCAACTCCCAAACCCAGAATTAACAAACGTGGGGATGGTGGAGAACGGGAACGTAGTTCTGGTGGTGGTCGCGGTGGACGTTCCTCTTGGTCAAAAGAAGGTAGAGGTAACGATGAAAGACGTAGTAGCGGTGGCAGTGGCGGTAGTGTTAAACCAAAGTTAAAAATAGCCTACAATGAACCCTCTTCTACTCCTAGCAATCACAAGTTAGGTTTACCTACGGGTAGAGAATAG
- the rimO gene encoding 30S ribosomal protein S12 methylthiotransferase RimO, with amino-acid sequence MGEKPTIAISHLGCEKNRIDTEHMLGLLVNAGYGVDSNEELADYVIVNTCSFIEAARQESVKTLVELAEAKKKIVITGCMAQHFQEQLLEELPEAVAVVGTGDYHKIVDVIERAERGERVKEITAEPTYIADETTPRYRTTTEGVAYLRVAEGCDYRCAFCIIPHLRGNQRSRTIESIVAEAQQLASQGVKEIILISQITTNYGLDIYGKPKLAELLRALGKVDIPWIRMHYAYPTGLTADVIAAIQETANVLPYLDLPLQHSHPEILRAMNRPWQGQINDGIMERLKIALPSAVFRTTFIVGFPGETQEHFQHLLEFTQGHKFDHVGVFTFSPEEGTPAYNLPNQIPAAVMTERRNRLMELQQPISFQKNQQEVGKIVDVLIEQENPQGGELIGRSGRFSPEVDGQVYVKGEARLGTIVKVAIQSADAYDLYGQVINSDRLSSHLLSAVV; translated from the coding sequence ATGGGTGAAAAGCCAACGATTGCCATTTCTCACCTGGGCTGCGAGAAAAATCGAATTGATACAGAACATATGCTAGGGCTGCTAGTAAATGCAGGCTATGGTGTAGATAGTAACGAAGAATTAGCAGATTACGTAATTGTCAATACCTGTAGTTTTATCGAAGCGGCTCGACAAGAATCAGTAAAAACCCTAGTAGAACTAGCGGAAGCCAAGAAAAAAATCGTGATTACTGGCTGCATGGCGCAACACTTTCAAGAACAATTATTGGAAGAATTGCCAGAAGCAGTAGCGGTAGTAGGGACAGGTGATTATCACAAAATTGTGGATGTGATCGAGCGAGCAGAGCGGGGAGAGCGAGTTAAAGAAATTACTGCTGAACCCACTTATATAGCCGACGAAACCACACCCCGTTATCGGACAACCACCGAAGGAGTAGCTTACCTGCGAGTGGCAGAAGGCTGTGATTATCGGTGTGCATTTTGCATTATTCCCCATTTACGAGGAAATCAGCGATCGCGTACCATTGAATCAATAGTTGCCGAAGCCCAACAACTGGCAAGTCAAGGTGTCAAAGAAATAATTCTCATTTCCCAAATCACCACCAATTACGGCTTAGATATTTACGGGAAACCCAAATTAGCCGAATTGCTGCGGGCATTAGGCAAAGTAGATATACCTTGGATTAGGATGCACTACGCCTATCCCACCGGATTAACAGCGGATGTGATTGCGGCTATTCAAGAAACTGCCAACGTTTTGCCATATTTGGACTTGCCACTGCAACATTCCCATCCAGAAATTCTCCGGGCTATGAATCGTCCCTGGCAAGGACAGATCAATGATGGGATTATGGAACGGCTGAAAATTGCCCTACCATCAGCAGTGTTCAGAACCACATTTATAGTTGGTTTTCCTGGAGAAACTCAAGAGCATTTTCAACATTTATTAGAGTTTACCCAAGGACATAAATTTGATCATGTTGGTGTTTTTACTTTCTCACCAGAAGAAGGAACTCCTGCCTACAATCTACCCAATCAAATTCCAGCGGCAGTGATGACGGAACGCCGTAATCGCCTAATGGAATTACAACAGCCAATTTCTTTCCAGAAAAATCAACAGGAAGTCGGCAAGATAGTTGATGTCCTGATTGAACAGGAAAATCCCCAAGGTGGAGAATTAATCGGTCGTTCCGGCAGATTTTCTCCCGAAGTTGATGGTCAAGTCTATGTTAAAGGAGAGGCTAGGCTAGGAACCATCGTCAAAGTAGCAATTCAAAGTGCCGATGCCTATGACCTCTATGGTCAAGTTATCAATAGTGATAGATTATCTTCCCATCTGCTATCTGCTGTTGTATAA
- the btpA gene encoding photosystem I biogenesis protein BtpA gives MDLHQLFKTRTPIIGVVHLLPLPTSARWGGSLKAVIDRAEQEATALASGGVNGIIVENFFDAPFTKNQVDPAVVSAMTVVVQRIQNLVTVPIGLNVLRNDGRSAIAIASCVNAQFVRINVLTGVMATDQGLIEGEAHQLLRYRRELGSDVKIFADVLVKHARPLSSPHLTVAVKDTIERGLADAVILSGWATGSPPDQEDLELASNAAAGTPVFIGSGASWENVGTLLQAADGVIVSSSLKRYGQIQQPIDPNRVSQFVEAARRPLLSKL, from the coding sequence GTGGATTTACATCAGTTATTTAAAACCCGAACACCAATTATTGGCGTAGTACATCTGCTACCTCTTCCGACTTCAGCCCGTTGGGGAGGTAGTCTCAAAGCAGTGATTGACCGTGCCGAACAAGAAGCCACAGCCCTTGCTAGTGGAGGGGTAAATGGGATAATCGTTGAGAATTTTTTCGATGCCCCTTTTACCAAAAATCAAGTTGATCCAGCCGTTGTCAGTGCGATGACTGTGGTTGTTCAACGCATCCAAAATTTAGTCACTGTGCCTATAGGGTTAAATGTGTTACGTAATGATGGCAGGAGTGCGATCGCTATTGCTAGTTGCGTTAATGCCCAGTTTGTCAGAATTAATGTTCTCACGGGTGTGATGGCAACTGACCAAGGATTAATTGAGGGGGAAGCTCATCAATTACTGCGATATCGGCGAGAATTAGGATCTGATGTGAAAATTTTTGCTGATGTTTTGGTAAAACACGCTCGTCCTTTAAGTTCTCCTCATCTCACTGTTGCTGTTAAGGATACTATTGAACGAGGTTTGGCTGATGCGGTAATTTTATCTGGTTGGGCTACGGGTAGTCCTCCTGACCAAGAGGATTTGGAACTGGCTAGTAATGCTGCTGCTGGTACTCCTGTTTTTATTGGTAGTGGTGCAAGTTGGGAAAATGTGGGGACGTTACTACAAGCAGCAGACGGGGTGATTGTTTCTAGTTCTCTGAAACGTTATGGTCAAATTCAGCAACCGATAGATCCGAATCGCGTCAGTCAATTTGTCGAAGCTGCCCGCAGACCTCTATTGTCTAAACTATGA
- a CDS encoding vitamin K epoxide reductase family protein: MIRRRSTPWIHKWSRPAIATIAGFGILNTGYLTFEKLTGSTPVCTTAENVKGCVDVLSSPWATFLGQPLPLFGLLAYIGMFIFALAPLALNTGENHKSQKQLENLTWWLLFVGAIAMSVFSGYLMYVLAFQLKAICPYCIASALFALTMLVLTVTGKDWEDIGQLLFTALIVAMVTLIGTLGVYSQVSPSGNITESTDGKPTAITFTPKEQPNPQFGWEITTKSGEAEIALAQHLVKVGAKEYVAYWCPHCHEQKLLFGKEAYTIISESSTVECAGDSPKGKPELCKAAKIEGFPSWVINGKIYSGVQTLEELGKITGYTGPKNFKYFR, from the coding sequence ATGATTCGTCGTCGTTCTACCCCTTGGATTCATAAATGGTCACGTCCGGCGATCGCAACCATCGCTGGATTTGGTATCCTGAATACAGGTTATCTCACTTTTGAAAAGCTGACCGGCAGCACTCCGGTTTGTACTACAGCAGAAAATGTTAAGGGTTGTGTGGATGTCCTTTCTAGTCCTTGGGCTACGTTTTTAGGTCAACCATTACCTTTGTTTGGTTTGTTGGCATACATTGGGATGTTTATATTCGCTTTAGCTCCCTTAGCCTTGAACACAGGGGAAAATCACAAAAGTCAGAAACAACTGGAAAATTTGACTTGGTGGTTGCTGTTTGTGGGAGCGATCGCTATGTCAGTTTTTAGTGGATACTTAATGTATGTCCTGGCATTTCAACTCAAAGCTATTTGTCCTTACTGTATTGCCTCTGCCTTATTTGCATTAACCATGTTAGTGTTAACTGTTACAGGTAAGGATTGGGAAGATATTGGACAACTTTTATTTACGGCTTTGATTGTGGCAATGGTAACGCTAATTGGGACTTTAGGAGTTTATTCTCAAGTCAGCCCATCAGGTAATATTACTGAATCAACTGATGGTAAACCCACAGCAATTACCTTTACTCCTAAAGAACAACCAAATCCTCAATTTGGCTGGGAAATTACCACTAAATCTGGTGAAGCGGAGATTGCTTTAGCTCAACATCTTGTTAAAGTTGGTGCTAAGGAATATGTAGCTTATTGGTGTCCACACTGTCACGAACAGAAGCTACTTTTTGGCAAAGAAGCTTATACAATCATTAGTGAAAGTTCTACAGTAGAATGTGCTGGTGATAGTCCCAAAGGTAAACCAGAATTATGTAAAGCTGCAAAAATCGAAGGTTTCCCAAGTTGGGTTATTAATGGTAAAATCTATAGCGGAGTGCAGACTCTAGAGGAATTAGGAAAGATCACTGGTTATACAGGTCCGAAAAACTTTAAATATTTCCGCTAG
- the clpB gene encoding ATP-dependent chaperone ClpB has product MQPTNPDQFTEKAWEAIAHTPDVAKQYQQQQLESEHLMKGLLEQEGLASAIFTKAGTNLQKVRDRTEQFIQRQPKVSGTSASVYLGRSLDTLLDRAEKYRQEFKDEFISIEHLLLAYAKDDRFGKSLLQEFGLDETKLKNIIKEIRGKQKVTDQNPEGKYQSLEKYGRDLTEAARKGQLDPVIGRDDEIRRTVQILSRRTKNNPVLIGEPGVGKTAIAEGLAQRIVAGDVPQSLKDRKLISLDMGALIAGAKFRGEFEERLKAVLKEVTESGGNIVLFIDEIHTVVGAGASQGAMDAGNLLKPMLARGELRCIGATTLDEYRKYLEKDAALERRFQQVYVDQPNVQDTISILRGLKERYEVHHGVRISDSSLVAAATLSNRYISDRFLPDKAIDLVDEAAARLKMEITSKPEELDEIDRKILQLEMEKLSLQKESDPASRERLERLEKELADLKEDQRTLSTQWQSEKGIITKIQSIKEEIDRVNLEIQQTERDYDLNRAAELKYGKLTDLHRQLQAVETELSQTQKTGKSLLREEVTEADIAEIISKWTGIPLNKLVESEKEKLLHLEDELHHRVVGQHEAVTAVADAIQRSRAGLSDPNRPIASFVFLGPTGVGKTELAKALAAYMFDTEEALVRIDMSEYMDKHNVSRLIGAPPGYVGYEEGGQLTEAIRRRPYAVILFDEIEKAHPDVFNIFLQILDDGRVTDAQGRTVDFKNSIIIMTSNIGSQYILDISGDDSRYDEMRNRVMEAMRSSFRPEFLNRLDELIIFHSLQKSELRNIVQLQVDRLKQRLTDRKISLKLSSSALDFLAEVGYDPVFGARPLKRAIQRELETQIAKAILRGDFSDGDTIFVDVQNERLAFNRLPAEVFTG; this is encoded by the coding sequence ATGCAGCCGACCAACCCTGATCAATTTACAGAAAAAGCCTGGGAAGCGATCGCTCATACGCCCGATGTCGCTAAACAGTATCAGCAACAGCAGCTAGAAAGTGAACATCTGATGAAAGGGTTGCTGGAACAGGAAGGACTGGCCAGCGCGATTTTCACTAAGGCTGGCACAAATTTGCAAAAAGTTCGAGATCGCACCGAGCAATTTATCCAACGTCAACCCAAAGTATCGGGGACTAGTGCTTCTGTTTATTTAGGACGCAGCTTAGATACATTATTAGATCGGGCAGAAAAATATCGTCAAGAATTTAAAGACGAATTTATTTCTATTGAACATTTGCTGTTAGCTTACGCCAAAGATGATCGGTTTGGCAAGAGTTTACTGCAAGAATTCGGTTTAGATGAAACCAAACTCAAAAATATTATTAAAGAAATTCGGGGGAAACAAAAAGTGACTGACCAAAATCCAGAAGGTAAATATCAATCACTGGAGAAGTATGGACGTGATCTCACAGAAGCCGCTCGCAAAGGTCAATTAGACCCCGTAATCGGTCGTGATGATGAAATTAGACGGACAGTACAAATTCTCTCCCGCAGAACCAAAAATAACCCGGTTTTAATTGGTGAACCTGGCGTAGGGAAAACGGCAATTGCGGAAGGTTTGGCACAACGGATAGTTGCTGGTGATGTTCCCCAATCTCTCAAAGATCGTAAACTCATCAGTTTAGATATGGGGGCTTTAATTGCGGGAGCAAAATTCCGAGGTGAATTTGAAGAACGTCTCAAAGCCGTATTAAAAGAAGTCACCGAATCTGGTGGGAATATTGTATTGTTTATTGATGAAATTCATACCGTTGTCGGTGCAGGTGCAAGTCAAGGGGCTATGGATGCGGGAAATTTGTTAAAACCAATGTTAGCACGAGGTGAATTACGCTGCATTGGGGCGACAACTTTGGATGAATACCGTAAATATTTGGAAAAAGATGCCGCTTTAGAAAGACGCTTTCAACAAGTTTATGTAGATCAGCCCAACGTTCAAGATACAATTTCCATTTTACGCGGTTTGAAAGAACGTTATGAAGTCCATCACGGTGTGAGAATTTCTGATAGTTCTCTCGTCGCTGCGGCCACTCTCTCTAATCGTTATATTAGCGATCGCTTTCTGCCCGATAAAGCCATTGATTTAGTAGATGAAGCCGCTGCTAGACTCAAGATGGAGATTACCTCCAAACCCGAAGAACTGGACGAAATAGATCGGAAAATCCTGCAATTAGAAATGGAAAAACTCTCTTTACAAAAAGAAAGTGATCCTGCTTCCCGTGAACGTTTAGAAAGATTAGAAAAAGAACTCGCTGACCTCAAAGAAGATCAAAGAACCCTTAGCACACAATGGCAATCTGAAAAAGGGATTATCACCAAAATTCAATCAATTAAAGAAGAAATTGACCGAGTTAATTTAGAAATTCAACAAACCGAAAGAGACTACGATCTTAACAGGGCTGCGGAATTAAAATATGGCAAATTAACAGACTTACATCGGCAATTACAAGCCGTAGAAACTGAACTTTCCCAAACTCAAAAAACCGGAAAATCACTATTACGCGAAGAAGTTACAGAAGCCGATATTGCCGAAATCATTTCTAAATGGACAGGCATTCCCCTGAATAAATTAGTCGAATCAGAAAAAGAAAAACTCCTGCATTTAGAAGATGAATTACATCACCGGGTTGTCGGTCAACATGAAGCCGTTACTGCTGTCGCAGATGCCATTCAACGTTCTCGCGCTGGACTTTCTGACCCAAACCGTCCCATTGCGAGTTTTGTCTTTCTCGGTCCAACTGGTGTCGGTAAAACCGAACTAGCGAAAGCCCTAGCTGCTTATATGTTTGATACAGAGGAAGCTTTGGTGCGGATTGATATGTCCGAATATATGGACAAGCACAACGTTTCCCGACTAATCGGTGCGCCTCCTGGATATGTGGGTTATGAAGAAGGAGGACAACTAACCGAAGCTATTCGTCGTCGTCCCTACGCGGTGATTTTATTCGACGAAATCGAAAAAGCCCACCCCGACGTATTTAATATTTTCCTGCAAATCCTTGATGATGGTAGGGTGACAGATGCCCAAGGTCGCACAGTAGACTTTAAAAATAGTATTATCATCATGACCAGTAACATCGGTTCTCAATATATCCTAGATATATCTGGAGATGATAGTCGTTACGATGAAATGCGTAATCGCGTCATGGAAGCAATGCGAAGTAGTTTCCGTCCAGAGTTCTTAAACCGTCTGGATGAATTAATTATTTTCCACAGTTTACAAAAATCCGAATTGCGGAATATTGTTCAGTTACAAGTAGATAGGTTAAAACAAAGATTAACTGACCGGAAAATATCTTTGAAATTATCTAGTTCTGCCCTTGACTTTTTAGCTGAAGTCGGGTATGATCCCGTTTTTGGGGCAAGACCATTAAAAAGAGCTATTCAGCGGGAACTAGAAACCCAAATAGCCAAAGCCATTTTACGCGGTGATTTCAGCGACGGTGACACCATTTTTGTAGATGTCCAAAATGAGCGTCTTGCCTTTAATCGCTTACCCGCAGAAGTGTTTACAGGTTAG
- a CDS encoding Uma2 family endonuclease produces the protein MQSPLYFFTVEEYLELEQSSDIRHEYFAGEVFAMAGGSKEHNIISGNVYSLLRSGLRGSSCNVFMSDMKVKINLANDNKTIFYYPDAIVSCDTEDQDRYFLNYPCLIIEVLSPSTETIDRREKLVNYRSLASLKEYVLISQNEIKVEVYRQDEKGNWTIQILINRDDKLHLDSVGLILEMAEIYEDIINI, from the coding sequence ATGCAATCTCCTCTTTACTTTTTCACTGTCGAAGAATATCTAGAATTAGAACAATCTAGCGATATTCGTCATGAATATTTTGCTGGTGAAGTCTTTGCTATGGCTGGAGGTAGTAAAGAACATAATATAATATCTGGAAATGTTTACTCGCTTTTACGTTCTGGGTTACGGGGTAGTTCCTGTAATGTTTTCATGTCAGACATGAAAGTGAAAATAAATTTAGCCAATGACAATAAAACTATATTTTACTATCCTGATGCGATCGTTAGTTGCGACACTGAAGATCAAGACCGTTATTTTTTAAATTATCCTTGTTTAATTATCGAAGTGCTATCACCAAGTACAGAAACTATAGATAGACGGGAAAAACTGGTTAATTACCGCAGTTTAGCAAGTTTAAAAGAATATGTTTTAATTTCTCAAAATGAAATCAAGGTAGAAGTTTATCGTCAAGATGAAAAAGGAAATTGGACTATACAAATTTTGATTAATCGTGATGATAAATTACATTTAGATTCCGTTGGGTTGATTCTAGAAATGGCAGAAATATATGAAGATATTATCAATATTTAA